A single window of Agromyces sp. Leaf222 DNA harbors:
- a CDS encoding LLM class flavin-dependent oxidoreductase — MSETLRLSVLDLVPVRSGQTSAGAVAASVGLAKLADRLGYTRYWFAEHHNMRSVASTTPPVLIAATVAQTERIRVGSGGVMLPNHAPFVVAEQFAALEAIAPGRIDLGLGRAPGSDPVITQLLRISGPTADVDRFPDHVTDILGLVSPDGATLRLTSGREYAITATPAAAGVPLVWLLGSSDYSAKLAAELGLPYVFANHFSGEGLERALELYRTEYQPSEAHPTPQTFLTANASVAPTYDEARARALPQLRAMARLRTNRPMRELETVEEAQSAPVDSMVEELIAGMERRWIIGDAAAAASELRTLATRHGIDEIMVSPIAGSYATEATDAAPGREQTLSLLAGELLPPVE, encoded by the coding sequence ATGTCCGAAACACTGCGCCTGTCCGTGCTCGATCTCGTTCCCGTCCGCAGCGGCCAGACCAGCGCGGGGGCCGTCGCGGCATCCGTCGGCCTGGCGAAGCTCGCCGACCGGCTCGGGTACACCCGCTACTGGTTCGCCGAGCACCACAACATGCGCTCGGTCGCCTCGACCACGCCGCCGGTGCTCATCGCGGCGACGGTCGCGCAGACCGAGCGCATCCGCGTCGGCTCGGGCGGCGTCATGCTGCCGAACCACGCGCCGTTCGTCGTGGCCGAGCAGTTCGCGGCCCTCGAGGCCATCGCGCCGGGCCGCATCGACCTCGGGCTCGGCCGCGCGCCGGGCAGCGACCCCGTCATCACGCAGCTGCTGCGCATCTCGGGGCCGACGGCCGACGTCGACCGGTTCCCCGACCACGTCACCGACATCCTGGGCCTCGTCTCGCCCGACGGAGCGACGCTGCGCCTCACGAGCGGGCGCGAGTACGCGATCACGGCGACGCCGGCGGCGGCGGGCGTGCCGCTCGTGTGGCTGCTCGGCTCGAGCGACTACTCGGCCAAGCTGGCCGCCGAGCTCGGCCTGCCCTACGTGTTCGCGAACCACTTCTCGGGCGAGGGCCTCGAGCGCGCGCTCGAGCTGTACCGCACCGAGTACCAGCCGAGCGAGGCGCATCCGACCCCGCAGACGTTCCTCACGGCGAACGCGTCGGTCGCCCCCACGTACGACGAGGCCCGCGCCCGCGCCCTGCCGCAGCTGCGCGCCATGGCCCGTCTGCGCACGAACCGTCCGATGCGCGAGCTCGAGACGGTCGAGGAGGCGCAGTCGGCTCCCGTCGACAGCATGGTCGAGGAGCTCATCGCCGGCATGGAACGACGCTGGATCATCGGCGACGCGGCGGCCGCGGCATCCGAGCTGCGCACCCTCGCGACCCGCCACGGCATCGACGAGATCATGGTCTCGCCCATCGCCGGCTCGT